The Polluticoccus soli sequence TATGGATGGTAGTGATAACAAGGTTATGGAACACACCTTCTACCGGCATGTTCATGTCCTTTATCTCTGGCACCATGGTCATTTTTATCGGTGCCAGGAAGATACGTTCGGTGGCCTTGCCGAGCCATGCATCCTCTTGCGGTGGTATACCAACGATGGTAGCAGGGTAAACAGCGTCCTTGCGGTGTGTGATGGCAGTGATATGGAAACGTGGATACCAGTCAGGCAGTGAGTAATAGCCGGTATGATCGCCAAAAGGTCCTTCCCAGATCATGTCTTCGTTTACGTCTACATAACCTTCAATGATAAAGTCAGCATCTGCCGGTACTTCTATTTCCGGTTGTGTGATACACTTCACCAGCTCCACGCGCTTCTTGCGCAGGAAGCCAGCCAGCATGTATTCATCTACATTCTCAGGAAGTGGAGCTGTGGCAGCGTAAGTATAAATAGGATCGCCACCCAGTGCTACTGCGACTGGCATGCGCTTATTCAGTTTTTTGTACTCATTGTAATGGCGGGCCGACACTTTGTGTTTATGCCAGTGCAGGGCCGTCATATCAGGGGTGAATACCTGCATGCGGTACATGCCGATATTGCGGATGCCATTGTTGGGGTCTTTTGTATGAATGGCCGGAAGCGTCAGGAAGCGTCCACCGTCTTTTGGCCAGCATTTTAATATCGGAAGCTTGTCGAGATCCGGTGTTTGCATCACCACTTCCTGGCAGGCACCACGGCCGCTGACCACCTTCGGCATCCACGACGCAAATTTGCCCAGCTGCGGCAGCATCGCTAGTTTCTCGATCAGTCCGTTCTTAGGTGTAGATAGTTTTTTGAACAGCTCTTCGATCTCTTTGGCCACATCGTCCAGTTCGTTCACGCCCAGCGCCATGCACATACGGCGCTCGTTGCCCATGCCATTTATCAGCAGGGGAAACTCAGTGCCCGTATTTTCAAACAACAGCGCTTTGTTCCTGTCCGGAGTTTTCGATACCCTGTCAGTGACCTCTGATATCTCCAGCACAGGGTCAACGAATGTTTTGATCCTTACCAGTTCTCCTGCTTTGTCCAGGGCGTCTATGAATTCCCGCAATGATCTGTATGCCATATTAGCTGAGCTATAAATGAATGGCAAAGGTACTGCTGTGGCGCTTAAATCGCTTAAATTTGCAGGCTTTAAGGCTATAGGCAATAGATATATGAGGAATTATTGGAAGGTGGTAGTTGCAGTGTGTGTTTGGGTCATTTCATTGGGCCTGGCAGGTTGCGGCAATAACGAACCGGTGAACAAGGCGCTGCTCGATGGCATTATGGCGCGGAAGAATAATCCATGGAATCTCCATTCTGTCGATTCAGCCGTTCAACTGCTGCATTCGGGAGACATAGTGATGCGTACCGGTAACGATGCAACCAGCTATATGCTCTGCCAGCTCAATACCAAAGACAAGACGTATTCGCACTGCGGTATCGTGATGGTGGAGAATGGTTATCCTTTTGTGTACCACAGTATTGGCGGCGAGGCTAACCCGGATGCCAGGCTGCGCCGCGACTCTGCTAACTTCTGGTTCTCGCCCGCTAACAACCTTGCGTTTGGTATAGCGCGTCTCGACATGCCTGCAGGAAGCGACACTGCACTGCATCGTGTTGTAAGAGGCTTTTATAAGGAACGTAAAAAATTTGACATGGACTTTGATATCGCAACCGACGACCGCTTTTACTGCGCCGAGATGGTATACAAGTCTGTAAATCAGGCAGTGGGCGATAGCAGTTTTTTGCAGCCCATTAGTTTTCTTGGTTACACCTTCGTTGGTATCGACGATATCTTCCTGAGCAGGCATGCACGCGGCATTTGTCAAATTAGATTTAAGTGATACCTTTGCCAACAAATCGGAAAAAACTTAATTATGAAAAAACTTTTGTTATCGTTAGCTGCTACTTTCGTTCTTGCCATTGCACTCACTTCATGCAATACCAACAGCCCTAAAGCTGCTGCTGATAAGTTCCTGACCAACTTATACCACATGGATTATGATGGTGCTAAAGAAGTAGCAACCGAGGATACAAAGAAAATGCTGGATATGATGGCTCAGTTCTCGAGCATGATGCCTGATTCAACTAAAGAGAACGCTAAGAAGATCAAAGTTGATATCAAAGACGTAAAAGAAGAAGGTGATAAAGCAACCGTTATCTACACTACTTCTGAAAGCACCGGCGAACAAAAAATTGACCTAGTGAAACAAAACGGCAAATGGCTGGTTCAGTACAACAAACAAGATACAGGTGGCGATATGACCGAGCAACCTGCTGAAGAACCAGTAATGACCGATACAACAGCTGCTCCTGTTGACGGAACAACTAATACAAATCCTTCTTCTGCAGATACTGCTGTAAAAACGCACTAAGCAGAATAAAAAACATAAAAAATAAAGGGCGCCATCAGCGCCCTTTATTTTTTTATCTATCCGAAGAACATGTAACAAAGTCCGATTGAAGTAAGTATCCCGACAAGATCAGCCAGCAGCATAGTACCGATGGCGTAGCGTGTGTTCTTAATGGCTACTGCTCCAAAGTAAACAGCAACAACGTAGAACGTAGTATCAGAAGAGCCCTGTAATATTGAAGCCAGTCTACCCGCAAACGAATCTGGCCCGAAGGTCTTCATTGTATCCACCATCATGCCGCGTGCGCCGCTGCCGCTCAGTGGTTTGATGAGCGCCGTGGGCAGGCCATCTACAAAGCGGGTATCTGCACCCAGGCTAGCAAAGAAATGTTTCATGCCGTTGATGATGACATCGAACGTGCCGCTGGTACGCAACATGCTGATAGCTACCAGCATGCCCACCAGGTAGGGAATGATGCGGATAGCAGTTTCGAAACCGCCTTTAGCGCCATCAACAAACGCATCGAATACGTCTACTTTTTTATACAGCGCACCAAAGATGATCAAAAGGAAGATGACCAGTATCAAACTGTTGCTGAGCAGGGCAGAGAATGACTGCACTTCGTCGGCACTGAGTGAGTTGACGTATATGACCAACAAAGCGATCAGAGCACAGATACCGCCTACCCACGCCAGTATGGCTGTTTGAAAAAGATTAATGCCCTGCCTGATGGCCAC is a genomic window containing:
- a CDS encoding menaquinone biosynthesis decarboxylase, with protein sequence MAYRSLREFIDALDKAGELVRIKTFVDPVLEISEVTDRVSKTPDRNKALLFENTGTEFPLLINGMGNERRMCMALGVNELDDVAKEIEELFKKLSTPKNGLIEKLAMLPQLGKFASWMPKVVSGRGACQEVVMQTPDLDKLPILKCWPKDGGRFLTLPAIHTKDPNNGIRNIGMYRMQVFTPDMTALHWHKHKVSARHYNEYKKLNKRMPVAVALGGDPIYTYAATAPLPENVDEYMLAGFLRKKRVELVKCITQPEIEVPADADFIIEGYVDVNEDMIWEGPFGDHTGYYSLPDWYPRFHITAITHRKDAVYPATIVGIPPQEDAWLGKATERIFLAPIKMTMVPEIKDMNMPVEGVFHNLVITTIHKEYAGQGQKVMNAMWGAGQMMFNKILVLADGDVKIDDYKALAKYVFNNLNPATDVYFSQGPMDVLDHSCSKLGFGGKMCIDGTAKWEEEITEPLTPFKLASGFSKAALQQQFPEIKGINDKLAANWEIPVLFVSVEKDRPGHVEELHRNLAALPELLGIKMILYVEHTVNADDIADALWRFCNNLDPKRDHFYGGARKNILGLDGTRKTKAFDGFTRPWPNVLASDDQTIRSVDAKWAELGLGQLIISPSLKYKTQLYGEEAAVLDNE
- a CDS encoding YiiX/YebB-like N1pC/P60 family cysteine hydrolase; this translates as MNGKGTAVALKSLKFAGFKAIGNRYMRNYWKVVVAVCVWVISLGLAGCGNNEPVNKALLDGIMARKNNPWNLHSVDSAVQLLHSGDIVMRTGNDATSYMLCQLNTKDKTYSHCGIVMVENGYPFVYHSIGGEANPDARLRRDSANFWFSPANNLAFGIARLDMPAGSDTALHRVVRGFYKERKKFDMDFDIATDDRFYCAEMVYKSVNQAVGDSSFLQPISFLGYTFVGIDDIFLSRHARGICQIRFK
- a CDS encoding DUF4878 domain-containing protein, coding for MKKLLLSLAATFVLAIALTSCNTNSPKAAADKFLTNLYHMDYDGAKEVATEDTKKMLDMMAQFSSMMPDSTKENAKKIKVDIKDVKEEGDKATVIYTTSESTGEQKIDLVKQNGKWLVQYNKQDTGGDMTEQPAEEPVMTDTTAAPVDGTTNTNPSSADTAVKTH